A window of the Henckelia pumila isolate YLH828 chromosome 3, ASM3356847v2, whole genome shotgun sequence genome harbors these coding sequences:
- the LOC140893388 gene encoding heavy metal-associated isoprenylated plant protein 45 isoform X2 has translation MLFLLWSFWFIWIAKVARKGYEELSLNWMARVLPLHHRSGVDSLEIDMDMQKVTVTGYVDKRRVLKLVRRTGRKAEFWPFPYDSEYYPYAAQYLDESNFVSSYNYYTHGHNESVHGYFPDLPYQTIDDMITYSFNEENVHACTIM, from the exons ATTGTGGAGCTTTTGGTTCATATGGATTGCGAAGGTTGCGAGAAAAGGATACGAAGAGCTATCTCTAAATTGGATGGCAAGGGTTTTGCCTCTACATCACCGTTCGG GTGTCGATAGCTTAGAGATAGACATGGACATGCAAAAAGTAACAGTGACGGGATACGTTGACAAGAGAAGAGTCCTAAAACTTGTTAGAAGAACCGGAAGAAAGGCCGAGTTTTGGCCATTTCCTTATGATTCTGAGTATTATCCTTATGCTGCTCAATATCTTGATGAGTCCAATTTCGTCTCCTCTTACAATTACTACACCCATGGACACAACGAGAGTGTGCACGGCTACTTCCCCGATCTCCCGTACCAAACGATCGATGACATGATCACGTATAGTTTCAATGAAGAAAATGTTCATGCATGCACGATCATGTAG